A window from Mycolicibacterium tokaiense encodes these proteins:
- a CDS encoding mycofactocin-coupled SDR family oxidoreductase: MTGSLEGRVAFVTGAARGQGRAHAVRLAADGADIIAIDICGPVTDSITYPPATSEELAETVRQVEATGRKVLAREVDVRDLAAQQQVVADAMEQFGRLDVLVVNAGILSWGRLFEMSEEQWDSVIDTNLSGAWRTVRAAVPAMIEAGNGGSIIMVSSSAGLKATPGNGHYSASKHGVVAITNALALEVGEYGIRVNSIHPYSIDTPMVEREAMMEVFGKHPTYLHSFAPMPLHPVHHEGKSGLSEFMSPEEVSNVVAWLAGDQSMAISGSQIAVDRGVMKY; encoded by the coding sequence ATGACGGGATCGCTCGAGGGACGCGTGGCGTTCGTGACGGGAGCCGCTCGCGGACAGGGACGCGCACACGCCGTCCGTCTGGCCGCTGACGGCGCCGACATCATCGCGATCGACATCTGCGGACCGGTGACCGACTCGATCACCTATCCGCCGGCCACCTCCGAGGAACTGGCCGAGACGGTGCGCCAGGTGGAGGCGACGGGCCGCAAGGTGCTGGCGCGCGAGGTCGACGTCCGCGACCTGGCCGCCCAGCAGCAGGTGGTGGCCGACGCCATGGAGCAGTTCGGCCGCCTGGACGTGCTGGTGGTCAACGCCGGAATCCTGAGCTGGGGCCGGCTCTTCGAGATGTCAGAAGAGCAGTGGGACAGCGTGATCGACACCAACCTCTCCGGTGCCTGGCGCACGGTCCGCGCTGCGGTCCCGGCCATGATCGAGGCGGGCAACGGCGGGTCCATCATCATGGTGAGCTCGTCGGCGGGTCTGAAGGCCACTCCGGGCAACGGGCACTACTCGGCCTCCAAGCACGGCGTCGTCGCCATCACCAACGCCCTGGCGCTGGAGGTGGGGGAGTACGGCATCCGGGTGAACTCCATCCACCCCTATTCCATCGACACCCCGATGGTGGAGCGCGAAGCCATGATGGAGGTCTTCGGCAAGCATCCGACCTACCTGCACAGCTTTGCGCCCATGCCACTGCACCCGGTGCACCACGAAGGCAAGAGCGGCCTGTCGGAGTTCATGTCTCCGGAGGAAGTGTCCAACGTGGTGGCCTGGCTGGCCGGGGATCAGTCGATGGCGATCTCAGGATCGCAGATCGCCGTCGACCGCGGCGTCATGAAGTACTGA
- the rocD gene encoding ornithine--oxo-acid transaminase codes for MTTVEDTDVLALEERHTAHNYAPLPVVAAAAEGAWITDTHGRRYLDCLAAYSAVNFGHRHPAVIAAAHAQLDRVTLVSRAFHSDRLGPFCAALARLCGKDMVLPMNSGAEAVESGMKVARKWGTDVKGVPAGQANIVVAQNNFHGRTISIVSFSSDDSARGGFGPFTPGFRAVPFGDAAAVADAIDDFTVAVLLEPIQGEAGIIVPPADYLPRVREICTANNVLMIADEIQSGLARTGYTFACDHWGVVPDVYLLGKALGGGVLPLSAVVADRDVLGVLHPGEHGSTFGGNPLAAAIGATVVGLLETGEFQRRSALLGARLHDRLQALTGDGVLAVRGLGLWAGVDIDPALGTGKQISLRLAQRGVLVKDTHGSTLRFAPPLVITEDEIDWAVAQFASVLHDAAVDGDLRS; via the coding sequence GTGACAACCGTTGAGGACACCGACGTCCTGGCCCTGGAAGAGCGCCACACCGCACACAACTACGCTCCCCTGCCGGTGGTGGCCGCCGCCGCCGAGGGGGCGTGGATCACCGATACCCACGGCAGGCGCTACCTGGACTGCCTGGCCGCCTACTCCGCGGTGAACTTCGGGCATCGCCACCCCGCCGTCATCGCGGCGGCCCACGCCCAGCTGGACAGAGTCACTCTGGTGAGCCGGGCCTTCCACTCCGATCGCCTGGGTCCGTTCTGCGCAGCCCTGGCGCGGCTGTGCGGCAAAGACATGGTGTTGCCGATGAACAGCGGCGCCGAGGCGGTGGAAAGCGGTATGAAGGTGGCCCGCAAGTGGGGCACCGACGTCAAGGGCGTGCCGGCGGGACAGGCCAACATCGTGGTGGCGCAGAACAACTTCCACGGCCGCACCATCAGCATCGTCAGCTTCTCCTCCGACGACTCCGCCCGCGGCGGCTTCGGCCCGTTCACCCCCGGGTTCCGGGCGGTGCCCTTCGGCGACGCGGCCGCGGTGGCGGATGCCATCGACGACTTCACCGTGGCGGTGCTGCTCGAGCCCATCCAGGGTGAGGCGGGCATCATCGTGCCGCCCGCCGACTACCTACCGCGGGTCCGCGAGATCTGCACCGCCAACAACGTGCTGATGATCGCTGACGAAATCCAGTCGGGTCTGGCGCGCACCGGGTACACCTTCGCCTGCGACCACTGGGGCGTGGTGCCGGACGTCTACCTGCTGGGCAAGGCGCTCGGCGGCGGGGTGCTGCCGCTGTCGGCGGTGGTGGCCGATCGGGATGTGCTGGGAGTTCTGCACCCGGGCGAGCACGGCTCCACCTTCGGCGGCAACCCGTTGGCCGCTGCCATCGGCGCTACCGTCGTGGGGCTCTTGGAGACCGGCGAATTCCAGCGTCGCTCAGCACTTCTCGGGGCCCGGCTGCATGACCGGTTGCAGGCCTTGACCGGCGACGGTGTGCTGGCGGTGCGCGGGCTCGGGTTGTGGGCGGGCGTGGACATCGACCCTGCCCTGGGCACCGGCAAGCAGATCAGTCTGCGGCTGGCCCAGCGCGGTGTATTGGTGAAGGACACCCACGGCTCGACGCTGCGGTTCGCGCCGCCGCTGGTGATCACCGAAGACGAGATCGACTGGGCCGTCGCGCAGTTCGCGTCAGTACTTCATGACGCCGCGGTCGACGGCGATCTGCGATCCTGA
- the ddaH gene encoding dimethylargininase, with protein sequence MTVSDIATAATPTRAATLRRYAMTAPIHFTVDYAINPWMDTSTPVDPARALAQWDELRQVYLSLGHTVDLVSPEVGLPDMVYAANGGLVIGDTAIVARFKYAERAGEAQAYAAWMTAAGYTPRFTEHLNEGQGDLLVVGPMILAGTGFRTDEAAHAEVAALTGLPVVTLQLTDPRFYHLDTALAVLDDTTVAYYPPAFTEQSRATLLQLFPDAIEVTSADAYVLGLNVVSDGRHVVMPAAAHGFAEQVATLGFEPIPVDLSELLKGGGSVKCCTLEVYRDNR encoded by the coding sequence ATGACGGTTTCCGACATCGCCACCGCCGCCACTCCGACGCGCGCCGCCACGCTGCGCCGCTACGCCATGACCGCGCCCATCCATTTCACCGTCGACTACGCGATCAACCCGTGGATGGACACCTCCACCCCGGTCGACCCGGCGCGCGCGCTGGCCCAGTGGGATGAGCTGCGCCAGGTCTATCTGAGCCTCGGCCACACCGTCGACCTGGTGTCCCCCGAGGTGGGGCTGCCCGACATGGTGTACGCCGCCAACGGTGGCCTGGTGATCGGCGACACCGCGATCGTCGCCCGCTTCAAGTACGCCGAGCGCGCCGGTGAGGCGCAGGCCTACGCCGCGTGGATGACGGCGGCCGGCTACACCCCCCGCTTCACCGAACACCTCAACGAGGGCCAGGGCGATCTGCTGGTGGTCGGCCCGATGATTCTGGCGGGCACCGGTTTCCGCACTGACGAGGCCGCGCACGCCGAGGTGGCCGCCCTGACCGGGCTGCCGGTGGTGACCCTGCAGCTGACCGACCCGCGGTTCTACCACCTCGATACGGCGCTGGCCGTCCTCGACGACACCACCGTCGCCTACTACCCGCCCGCCTTCACCGAGCAGTCGCGCGCGACCCTGCTGCAGCTGTTCCCCGACGCAATCGAAGTCACCTCGGCCGACGCCTATGTGCTGGGGCTCAACGTGGTCTCCGACGGCAGGCACGTGGTCATGCCCGCTGCCGCACACGGTTTCGCCGAGCAGGTGGCCACGCTCGGATTCGAACCCATCCCCGTCGATCTGTCCGAGCTGCTCAAGGGTGGCGGCTCGGTCAAGTGCTGCACGCTGGAGGTCTACCGTGACAACCGTTGA
- a CDS encoding Lrp/AsnC family transcriptional regulator, with the protein MDRLDETDELILAELAEHARATFAEIGERVSLSAPAVKRRVDRMIDGGVIRGFTTVIDRQALGWTTEAYVQVYCHGTISPDQLQAAWVNMPEVVAAATVTGTADAILHVLARDMRHLESTLEQIRASADIERSESIVVLSNLIDRSPPGS; encoded by the coding sequence GTGGATCGTCTGGATGAGACCGACGAGCTGATCCTGGCCGAGCTCGCCGAGCACGCCCGGGCCACGTTCGCGGAGATCGGGGAGCGCGTCAGCCTTTCTGCGCCGGCTGTCAAGCGGCGGGTGGACCGGATGATCGACGGCGGGGTCATCCGGGGCTTCACCACGGTGATCGATCGGCAGGCCCTGGGCTGGACCACCGAGGCCTACGTCCAGGTGTATTGCCACGGAACGATTTCCCCCGATCAACTGCAGGCGGCGTGGGTGAACATGCCGGAGGTGGTCGCGGCCGCCACGGTGACCGGCACCGCCGACGCGATCCTGCACGTGCTGGCCCGCGACATGCGGCACCTGGAGTCCACGCTGGAGCAGATCCGGGCCAGCGCCGACATCGAACGCAGTGAGAGCATCGTGGTGCTGTCGAATCTGATCGACCGCTCACCGCCGGGGAGCTAG
- a CDS encoding NAD(P)/FAD-dependent oxidoreductase, giving the protein MGIVIVGGGLAATRVAEQLRRAEYDGSVTIVSDEVHLPYDRPPLSKEVLRAQVDDVTLKPLEFYDERNITLLLGSAATGIDGDAKTVRLDNGTELAYDDLIIATGLVPRRIPSFPDLEGVRVLRTLDESLALRSHAAQAQRAVVIGAGFIGCEVAASLRGLGVDVVLVEPQPAPLASVLGVQIGELVARLHRAEGTDVRTGVGVSEIVGHTHVEKVVLTDGSEVDADLVVVGIGSRPATDWLAGTGVAVDNGVICDNVGRTTVPHIWALGDVASWQDALGHQARVEHWSNVAEQARVLVPSLLGATPPEAVVVPYFWSDQYDVKIQCLGEPEGDDVVHLVEDDGRKFLAYYEREGALVGVVGGGMPGKVMKVRAKIAAGAAISEILT; this is encoded by the coding sequence GTGGGAATTGTCATTGTCGGCGGCGGTCTGGCCGCGACCCGCGTCGCCGAGCAACTGCGCCGCGCGGAGTACGACGGATCCGTCACCATCGTCAGCGACGAGGTGCACCTGCCTTACGACCGGCCGCCGCTGTCAAAAGAGGTGCTGCGCGCGCAGGTCGACGACGTGACGCTCAAGCCGCTGGAGTTCTACGACGAAAGAAACATCACGCTGCTGTTGGGGTCTGCGGCCACCGGCATCGACGGTGACGCCAAGACGGTCCGGTTGGACAACGGCACCGAACTGGCGTACGACGACCTGATCATCGCCACCGGGCTGGTGCCGCGGCGCATCCCGTCGTTCCCCGACCTGGAGGGCGTTCGGGTACTGCGCACCCTCGACGAGAGCCTGGCGCTGCGCAGCCACGCGGCGCAGGCCCAGCGGGCCGTGGTCATCGGTGCCGGGTTCATCGGCTGTGAGGTGGCGGCCAGCCTGCGGGGCCTCGGGGTGGACGTGGTGCTCGTCGAGCCGCAACCGGCCCCGTTGGCGTCGGTCCTGGGGGTGCAGATCGGTGAGCTGGTCGCCCGGTTGCACCGCGCCGAGGGAACCGACGTCCGCACCGGGGTCGGGGTGTCGGAGATCGTGGGACACACCCACGTGGAGAAGGTCGTCCTGACCGACGGCAGCGAGGTCGACGCCGACCTGGTGGTGGTGGGCATCGGCTCGCGGCCGGCCACCGACTGGCTGGCCGGCACCGGTGTGGCGGTGGACAACGGGGTGATCTGCGACAACGTGGGCCGCACCACCGTCCCGCACATCTGGGCCCTCGGTGACGTGGCCTCGTGGCAAGACGCCCTGGGACATCAAGCGCGCGTGGAACATTGGAGCAACGTCGCCGAACAGGCCCGGGTTCTGGTGCCGTCGCTGCTGGGCGCCACCCCTCCCGAGGCGGTGGTGGTGCCGTACTTCTGGAGTGACCAGTACGACGTCAAGATCCAGTGCCTGGGCGAGCCCGAAGGCGACGACGTGGTGCACCTGGTGGAGGACGACGGCCGTAAGTTCCTGGCGTACTACGAACGCGAAGGCGCCCTGGTCGGCGTGGTCGGTGGGGGCATGCCCGGCAAGGTGATGAAGGTACGCGCCAAGATCGCTGCAGGCGCGGCCATCTCAGAGATCCTCACCTGA
- the mftR gene encoding mycofactocin system transcriptional regulator (MftR, the mycofactocin system transcriptional regulator, is an uncharacterized TetR family DNA-binding transcription factor. Its role is inferred by context. It occurs as part of the biosynthesis locus for mycofactocin, a partially characterized electron carrier derived from the terminal Val-Tyr dipeptide of the precursor peptide MftA, through a radical SAM enzyme-mediated process.), with translation MTSGRPQLGRKRSTTRDHIADVAIDLFCARGFGAVSVDDVATAAGIARRTLFRYYASKSALPWGDFDVHLAQLRELFDSIDAQVPLRDALRSGLLAFNTFDAMEAVRHRERMRLILETAELQAYSMTMYAGWRTVIAEFVAHRRRQQPTDIGPQAVGWMMLGVALSAYEHWLADDSVALTDALGQAFDVVAAGL, from the coding sequence GTGACTTCTGGTCGGCCCCAGCTCGGGCGTAAACGGTCCACGACGCGCGACCACATCGCGGACGTCGCCATCGACCTGTTCTGCGCCCGCGGCTTCGGCGCGGTGAGCGTGGACGACGTGGCGACGGCAGCGGGGATCGCCCGCCGCACCCTGTTCCGCTACTACGCATCCAAGAGCGCGCTGCCCTGGGGTGACTTCGACGTGCACCTCGCCCAGCTGCGCGAGCTGTTCGACAGCATCGACGCCCAGGTGCCGCTGCGGGACGCGCTGCGCTCAGGGCTGCTGGCGTTCAACACCTTCGACGCCATGGAGGCGGTGCGCCACCGCGAGCGAATGCGGTTGATTCTGGAAACCGCTGAGCTGCAGGCATATTCGATGACGATGTACGCGGGCTGGCGGACGGTGATCGCCGAGTTCGTGGCCCATCGCCGCCGACAGCAGCCCACCGACATCGGCCCCCAGGCCGTCGGGTGGATGATGCTGGGGGTGGCCTTGTCGGCCTACGAACACTGGCTGGCTGACGACTCCGTGGCCCTCACCGACGCCCTGGGCCAGGCCTTCGACGTGGTGGCCGCCGGGCTGTGA
- the mftA gene encoding mycofactocin precursor MftA (Mycofactocin is a small molecule electron carrier derived from the final two amino acids, Val-Tyr, of MftA, the mycofactocin precursor. It plays a role in redox homeostasis and the metabolism of alcohols and aldehydes in Actinobacteria, including Mycobacterium tuberculosis.) has protein sequence MDNDSQGVADAELVTESLVEEVSIDGMCGVY, from the coding sequence ATGGATAACGATTCGCAGGGTGTCGCCGACGCCGAACTGGTCACCGAGTCGCTGGTCGAAGAGGTGTCCATCGACGGGATGTGCGGGGTCTACTGA